In Rhododendron vialii isolate Sample 1 chromosome 9a, ASM3025357v1, the following are encoded in one genomic region:
- the LOC131300282 gene encoding SHUGOSHIN 2-like isoform X2 — protein sequence MSATEGFFVLGSESSLAGEKPKVAKTAKSSFGSAARKKLGDISNLPQRPQSLVQHEKEKFVPNFTKEYIEQLQKENAALVKLLADRNKIIELSGFELQKLRINLQKMQQQNMHLAQANNQMLVELNSGKDRLKALQHELGCRNGLLKARELELEETAKMTACQEMDNQVHKKDIFWAGTSKSEEDRESSEPDRDDNKQCNKNKKQQSKSLSLATVKQNQLKEKTGNKSVSLRRQSARFKSEEPEPTEDKFEVRASTSEEARESLEPDRDDKKQKSKCLIPSTLRPVQLGEKTGNKRVSLRRQSARFKSEEPEDAEDKFEADDAKLPECSLYDDQIPEDGPASMRSSALKDDGGCRSGPNGDDAKELRRPSIGRPSRLAATKVQSYKEIPLKVKMRRPE from the exons ATGTCGGCCACTGAAGGCTTCTTCGTTCTCGGCTCAGAGAGCAGCCTCGCTGGAG AGAAACCTAAAGTAGCAAAAACAGCAAAGAGCTCTTTTGGAAGTGCAGCAAGGAAGAAGCTTGGTGACATAAGCAACTTGCCGCAGCGGCCTCAATCATTGGTCCAACATGAGAAGGAAAAGTTTGTGCCAAATTTTACTAAAGAGTATATTGAGCAACTCCAGAAG GAAAATGCGGCGCTGGTGAAGCTTTTAGCGGATAGAAA TAAAATCATTGAATTAAGCGGATTTGAGTTACAGAAACTCAGAATCAACTTGCAGAAAATGCAGCAACAGAATATGCATCTTGCACAAGCAAATAACCAGATGCTAGtg GAACTTAATTCTGGTAAAGATAGG CTCAAAGCACTACAGCACGAACTTGGATGCAGAAATGGTTTGCTGAAAGCGAGAGAATTGGAACTAGAG GAGACTGCGAAAATGACAGCATGCCAAGAAATGGATAATCAGGTCCACAAGAAAGacattttttgg GCGGGAACTAGCAAGTCCGAGGAGGACAGGGAATCCTCAGAACCAGATAGAGATGATAATAAACAATGCAACAAGAATAAGAAGCAGCAATCAAAGA GTTTGAGCCTTGCTACTGTAAAGCAAAATCAGTTAAAGGAGAAAACTGGAAACAAAAG TGTTTCTTTAAGAAGGCAATCTGCCAGATTTAAATCTGAAGAACCAGAGCCTACTGAAGACAAATTTGAG GTCCGAGCTAGCACATCTGAGGAGGCAAGGGAATCCTTGGAACCTGATAGAGATGATAAGAAGCAGAAATCAAAGT GTTTGATCCCTTCCACTCTTAGACCAGTTCAATTGGGGGAAAAAACTGGAAACAAAAG GGTCTCTTTGAGAAGGCAATCTGCTAGGTTCAAGTCTGAAGAGCCAGAGGACGCTGAAGACAAATTTGAGGCGGACGATGCTAAATTGCCTGAATGTTCTCTTTATGATGATCAAATCCCGGAAGATGGTCCAGCTTCCATGCGTTCGTCGGCACTAAAAGATGATGGAGGATGCCGTAGCGGCCCAAATGGTGATGATGCTAAGGAACTTCGGAGGCCATCTATTGGGAGGCCCTCGCGTCTAGCAGCCACAAAGGTTCAGTCTTACAAGGAAATTCCACTTAAAGTGAAAATGCGGAGACCTGAGTGA
- the LOC131300282 gene encoding SHUGOSHIN 1-like isoform X3: protein MSATEGFFVLGSESSLAGEKPKVAKTAKSSFGSAARKKLGDISNLPQRPQSLVQHEKEKFVPNFTKEYIEQLQKENAALVKLLADRNKIIELSGFELQKLRINLQKMQQQNMHLAQANNQMLVELNSGKDRLKALQHELGCRNGLLKARELELEETAKMTACQEMDNQAGTSKSEEDRESSEPDRDDNKQCNKNKKQQSKSLSLATVKQNQLKEKTGNKSSVSLRRQSARFKSEEPEPTEDKFEVRASTSEEARESLEPDRDDKKQKSKCLIPSTLRPVQLGEKTGNKRVSLRRQSARFKSEEPEDAEDKFEADDAKLPECSLYDDQIPEDGPASMRSSALKDDGGCRSGPNGDDAKELRRPSIGRPSRLAATKVQSYKEIPLKVKMRRPE, encoded by the exons ATGTCGGCCACTGAAGGCTTCTTCGTTCTCGGCTCAGAGAGCAGCCTCGCTGGAG AGAAACCTAAAGTAGCAAAAACAGCAAAGAGCTCTTTTGGAAGTGCAGCAAGGAAGAAGCTTGGTGACATAAGCAACTTGCCGCAGCGGCCTCAATCATTGGTCCAACATGAGAAGGAAAAGTTTGTGCCAAATTTTACTAAAGAGTATATTGAGCAACTCCAGAAG GAAAATGCGGCGCTGGTGAAGCTTTTAGCGGATAGAAA TAAAATCATTGAATTAAGCGGATTTGAGTTACAGAAACTCAGAATCAACTTGCAGAAAATGCAGCAACAGAATATGCATCTTGCACAAGCAAATAACCAGATGCTAGtg GAACTTAATTCTGGTAAAGATAGG CTCAAAGCACTACAGCACGAACTTGGATGCAGAAATGGTTTGCTGAAAGCGAGAGAATTGGAACTAGAG GAGACTGCGAAAATGACAGCATGCCAAGAAATGGATAATCAG GCGGGAACTAGCAAGTCCGAGGAGGACAGGGAATCCTCAGAACCAGATAGAGATGATAATAAACAATGCAACAAGAATAAGAAGCAGCAATCAAAGA GTTTGAGCCTTGCTACTGTAAAGCAAAATCAGTTAAAGGAGAAAACTGGAAACAAAAG CAGTGTTTCTTTAAGAAGGCAATCTGCCAGATTTAAATCTGAAGAACCAGAGCCTACTGAAGACAAATTTGAG GTCCGAGCTAGCACATCTGAGGAGGCAAGGGAATCCTTGGAACCTGATAGAGATGATAAGAAGCAGAAATCAAAGT GTTTGATCCCTTCCACTCTTAGACCAGTTCAATTGGGGGAAAAAACTGGAAACAAAAG GGTCTCTTTGAGAAGGCAATCTGCTAGGTTCAAGTCTGAAGAGCCAGAGGACGCTGAAGACAAATTTGAGGCGGACGATGCTAAATTGCCTGAATGTTCTCTTTATGATGATCAAATCCCGGAAGATGGTCCAGCTTCCATGCGTTCGTCGGCACTAAAAGATGATGGAGGATGCCGTAGCGGCCCAAATGGTGATGATGCTAAGGAACTTCGGAGGCCATCTATTGGGAGGCCCTCGCGTCTAGCAGCCACAAAGGTTCAGTCTTACAAGGAAATTCCACTTAAAGTGAAAATGCGGAGACCTGAGTGA
- the LOC131300279 gene encoding serine/threonine protein phosphatase 2A 57 kDa regulatory subunit B' beta isoform-like isoform X1 yields the protein MFKIIKRGQRKSSKPESIEPPTSSVPPPSVTVNHASRSSAAAAAPPPPAGPNSLPALNSAATEVLPPLKDVPASDRHVLVLRKFQVCCFSFDFSDTLKSAREKEIKRQTLLELLDLVQSGSCKLNETLQEELVRMISVNIFRCLPPASHENSASETGDPDEDDVYLEPSWLHLQLVYELLLRYIVSSDTDTKVAKRYIDHSFVLKLLDLFDSEDPREREYLKTILHRIYGKFMVHRPFIRKAINNIFYRFIFETERHSGIGEFLEILGSIINGFALPMKEEHKLFLTRALIPLHKPKSISTYHQQLSYCITQFVEKDYKLADTVIRGLLKYWPVTNCGKEVLFLGELEEVLEATQSAEFQRCMVPLFRQIGRCLNSSHFQVAERALFLWNNEHIVGLIAQNRQVILPLIFEALERNMQGHWNQAVHGLTGNVRRMFLEMDAELFEECDRQFAEKEARSRDLEEQRELNWKRLEAVACQSSGDHMVMVR from the exons ATGTTTAAAATCATCAAACGGGGACAACGCAAGAGCTCCAAGCCCGAATCCATCGAGCCCCCCACCTCCAGCGTGCCGCCGCCCAGCGTCACCGTAAACCACGCCTCCCGCTCCTCCGCTGCCGCGGCCGCCCCGCCCCCACCGGCTGGGCCCAATTCCCTGCCCGCGCTCAACTCCGCAGCCACGGAGGTCCTGCCCCCGTTGAAGGACGTCCCCGCGTCGGATCGCCACGTGCTGGTCCTCCGTAAGTTCCAAGTCTGTTGCTTTTCGTTCGATTTCTCTGATACCTTGAAATCGGCCCGCGAGAAAGAGATCAAGAGGCAAACGCTGTTAGAATTACTCGATTTGGTTCAGTCGGGTTCGTGTAAATTGAATGAGACATTGCAAGAGGAGTTGGTTAGGATGATCTCGGTGAACATTTTCCGGTGCTTACCGCCGGCGTCTCATGAGAATAGTGCTAGCGAAACCGGTGATCCGGACGAGGATGACGTTTATTTGGAGCCCTCGTGGCTTCACTTACAATTGGTGTATGAGTTGCTATTGAGATACATTGTGTCTTCTGATACTGACACTAAGGTTGCAAAACGCTACATTGATCACTCGTTCGTGTTGAAACTGCTTGACTTGTTTGATTCAGAGGATCCACGGGAACGGGAGTATTTGAAGACTATTCTTCATCGTATCTATGGGAAATTCATGGTACATCGCCCGTTTATAAGGAAGGCGATAAACAACATTTTCTACCGGTTTATATTCGAAACAGAGAGGCACAGTGGGATTGGTGAGTTTTTGGAGATTCTTGGGAGTATTATAAATGGGTTTGCGTTGCCGATGAAAGAGGAGCATAAGTTATTCCTTACTCGGGCGCTTATACCGCTTCACAAGCCTAAGTCTATTTCCACGTATCATCAACAGTTGTCGTACTGCATTACCCAGTTTGTTGAGAAAGATTATAAGTTGGCTGATACTGTCATTAGGGGTTTGTTGAAGTACTGGCCAGTGACTAATTGTGGGAAGGAGGTTCTCTTTCTTGGAGAATTGGAGGAAGTTTTAGAAGCTACTCAGTCTGCGGAATTCCAGCGGTGCATGGTTCCTCTTTTCCGACAGATTGGACGCTGCCTCAACAGCTCTCATTTCCAG GTAGCAGAGCGAGCGCTATTCTTGTGGAACAACGAACACATAGTGGGCTTGATTGCCCAGAACCGACAAGTAATTTTGCCACTCATTTTCGAAGCATTGGAGAGGAATATGCAGGGCCACTGGAACCAGGCGGTTCACGGGCTGACCGGTAATGTGCGAAGAATGTTCCTGGAGATGGATGCTGAGCTGTTTGAAGAGTGTGACCGGCAGTTTGCGGAGAAAGAAGCTAGGTCTCGTGACTTGGAAGAGCAGCGCGAGTTGAACTGGAAGAGACTTGAAGCAGTTGCTTGTCAATCTAGTGGGGACCACATGGTTATGGTTCGATAA
- the LOC131300282 gene encoding SHUGOSHIN 1-like isoform X5 yields MSATEGFFVLGSESSLAGEKPKVAKTAKSSFGSAARKKLGDISNLPQRPQSLVQHEKEKFVPNFTKEYIEQLQKENAALVKLLADRNKIIELSGFELQKLRINLQKMQQQNMHLAQANNQMLVELNSGKDRLKALQHELGCRNGLLKARELELEAGTSKSEEDRESSEPDRDDNKQCNKNKKQQSKSLSLATVKQNQLKEKTGNKSSVSLRRQSARFKSEEPEPTEDKFEVRASTSEEARESLEPDRDDKKQKSKCLIPSTLRPVQLGEKTGNKRVSLRRQSARFKSEEPEDAEDKFEADDAKLPECSLYDDQIPEDGPASMRSSALKDDGGCRSGPNGDDAKELRRPSIGRPSRLAATKVQSYKEIPLKVKMRRPE; encoded by the exons ATGTCGGCCACTGAAGGCTTCTTCGTTCTCGGCTCAGAGAGCAGCCTCGCTGGAG AGAAACCTAAAGTAGCAAAAACAGCAAAGAGCTCTTTTGGAAGTGCAGCAAGGAAGAAGCTTGGTGACATAAGCAACTTGCCGCAGCGGCCTCAATCATTGGTCCAACATGAGAAGGAAAAGTTTGTGCCAAATTTTACTAAAGAGTATATTGAGCAACTCCAGAAG GAAAATGCGGCGCTGGTGAAGCTTTTAGCGGATAGAAA TAAAATCATTGAATTAAGCGGATTTGAGTTACAGAAACTCAGAATCAACTTGCAGAAAATGCAGCAACAGAATATGCATCTTGCACAAGCAAATAACCAGATGCTAGtg GAACTTAATTCTGGTAAAGATAGG CTCAAAGCACTACAGCACGAACTTGGATGCAGAAATGGTTTGCTGAAAGCGAGAGAATTGGAACTAGAG GCGGGAACTAGCAAGTCCGAGGAGGACAGGGAATCCTCAGAACCAGATAGAGATGATAATAAACAATGCAACAAGAATAAGAAGCAGCAATCAAAGA GTTTGAGCCTTGCTACTGTAAAGCAAAATCAGTTAAAGGAGAAAACTGGAAACAAAAG CAGTGTTTCTTTAAGAAGGCAATCTGCCAGATTTAAATCTGAAGAACCAGAGCCTACTGAAGACAAATTTGAG GTCCGAGCTAGCACATCTGAGGAGGCAAGGGAATCCTTGGAACCTGATAGAGATGATAAGAAGCAGAAATCAAAGT GTTTGATCCCTTCCACTCTTAGACCAGTTCAATTGGGGGAAAAAACTGGAAACAAAAG GGTCTCTTTGAGAAGGCAATCTGCTAGGTTCAAGTCTGAAGAGCCAGAGGACGCTGAAGACAAATTTGAGGCGGACGATGCTAAATTGCCTGAATGTTCTCTTTATGATGATCAAATCCCGGAAGATGGTCCAGCTTCCATGCGTTCGTCGGCACTAAAAGATGATGGAGGATGCCGTAGCGGCCCAAATGGTGATGATGCTAAGGAACTTCGGAGGCCATCTATTGGGAGGCCCTCGCGTCTAGCAGCCACAAAGGTTCAGTCTTACAAGGAAATTCCACTTAAAGTGAAAATGCGGAGACCTGAGTGA
- the LOC131300282 gene encoding SHUGOSHIN 1-like isoform X4, producing MSATEGFFVLGSESSLAGEKPKVAKTAKSSFGSAARKKLGDISNLPQRPQSLVQHEKEKFVPNFTKEYIEQLQKENAALVKLLADRNKIIELSGFELQKLRINLQKMQQQNMHLAQANNQMLVELNSGKDRLKALQHELGCRNGLLKARELELEETAKMTACQEMDNQAGTSKSEEDRESSEPDRDDNKQCNKNKKQQSKSLSLATVKQNQLKEKTGNKSVSLRRQSARFKSEEPEPTEDKFEVRASTSEEARESLEPDRDDKKQKSKCLIPSTLRPVQLGEKTGNKRVSLRRQSARFKSEEPEDAEDKFEADDAKLPECSLYDDQIPEDGPASMRSSALKDDGGCRSGPNGDDAKELRRPSIGRPSRLAATKVQSYKEIPLKVKMRRPE from the exons ATGTCGGCCACTGAAGGCTTCTTCGTTCTCGGCTCAGAGAGCAGCCTCGCTGGAG AGAAACCTAAAGTAGCAAAAACAGCAAAGAGCTCTTTTGGAAGTGCAGCAAGGAAGAAGCTTGGTGACATAAGCAACTTGCCGCAGCGGCCTCAATCATTGGTCCAACATGAGAAGGAAAAGTTTGTGCCAAATTTTACTAAAGAGTATATTGAGCAACTCCAGAAG GAAAATGCGGCGCTGGTGAAGCTTTTAGCGGATAGAAA TAAAATCATTGAATTAAGCGGATTTGAGTTACAGAAACTCAGAATCAACTTGCAGAAAATGCAGCAACAGAATATGCATCTTGCACAAGCAAATAACCAGATGCTAGtg GAACTTAATTCTGGTAAAGATAGG CTCAAAGCACTACAGCACGAACTTGGATGCAGAAATGGTTTGCTGAAAGCGAGAGAATTGGAACTAGAG GAGACTGCGAAAATGACAGCATGCCAAGAAATGGATAATCAG GCGGGAACTAGCAAGTCCGAGGAGGACAGGGAATCCTCAGAACCAGATAGAGATGATAATAAACAATGCAACAAGAATAAGAAGCAGCAATCAAAGA GTTTGAGCCTTGCTACTGTAAAGCAAAATCAGTTAAAGGAGAAAACTGGAAACAAAAG TGTTTCTTTAAGAAGGCAATCTGCCAGATTTAAATCTGAAGAACCAGAGCCTACTGAAGACAAATTTGAG GTCCGAGCTAGCACATCTGAGGAGGCAAGGGAATCCTTGGAACCTGATAGAGATGATAAGAAGCAGAAATCAAAGT GTTTGATCCCTTCCACTCTTAGACCAGTTCAATTGGGGGAAAAAACTGGAAACAAAAG GGTCTCTTTGAGAAGGCAATCTGCTAGGTTCAAGTCTGAAGAGCCAGAGGACGCTGAAGACAAATTTGAGGCGGACGATGCTAAATTGCCTGAATGTTCTCTTTATGATGATCAAATCCCGGAAGATGGTCCAGCTTCCATGCGTTCGTCGGCACTAAAAGATGATGGAGGATGCCGTAGCGGCCCAAATGGTGATGATGCTAAGGAACTTCGGAGGCCATCTATTGGGAGGCCCTCGCGTCTAGCAGCCACAAAGGTTCAGTCTTACAAGGAAATTCCACTTAAAGTGAAAATGCGGAGACCTGAGTGA
- the LOC131300282 gene encoding SHUGOSHIN 2-like isoform X1, whose protein sequence is MSATEGFFVLGSESSLAGEKPKVAKTAKSSFGSAARKKLGDISNLPQRPQSLVQHEKEKFVPNFTKEYIEQLQKENAALVKLLADRNKIIELSGFELQKLRINLQKMQQQNMHLAQANNQMLVELNSGKDRLKALQHELGCRNGLLKARELELEETAKMTACQEMDNQVHKKDIFWAGTSKSEEDRESSEPDRDDNKQCNKNKKQQSKSLSLATVKQNQLKEKTGNKSSVSLRRQSARFKSEEPEPTEDKFEVRASTSEEARESLEPDRDDKKQKSKCLIPSTLRPVQLGEKTGNKRVSLRRQSARFKSEEPEDAEDKFEADDAKLPECSLYDDQIPEDGPASMRSSALKDDGGCRSGPNGDDAKELRRPSIGRPSRLAATKVQSYKEIPLKVKMRRPE, encoded by the exons ATGTCGGCCACTGAAGGCTTCTTCGTTCTCGGCTCAGAGAGCAGCCTCGCTGGAG AGAAACCTAAAGTAGCAAAAACAGCAAAGAGCTCTTTTGGAAGTGCAGCAAGGAAGAAGCTTGGTGACATAAGCAACTTGCCGCAGCGGCCTCAATCATTGGTCCAACATGAGAAGGAAAAGTTTGTGCCAAATTTTACTAAAGAGTATATTGAGCAACTCCAGAAG GAAAATGCGGCGCTGGTGAAGCTTTTAGCGGATAGAAA TAAAATCATTGAATTAAGCGGATTTGAGTTACAGAAACTCAGAATCAACTTGCAGAAAATGCAGCAACAGAATATGCATCTTGCACAAGCAAATAACCAGATGCTAGtg GAACTTAATTCTGGTAAAGATAGG CTCAAAGCACTACAGCACGAACTTGGATGCAGAAATGGTTTGCTGAAAGCGAGAGAATTGGAACTAGAG GAGACTGCGAAAATGACAGCATGCCAAGAAATGGATAATCAGGTCCACAAGAAAGacattttttgg GCGGGAACTAGCAAGTCCGAGGAGGACAGGGAATCCTCAGAACCAGATAGAGATGATAATAAACAATGCAACAAGAATAAGAAGCAGCAATCAAAGA GTTTGAGCCTTGCTACTGTAAAGCAAAATCAGTTAAAGGAGAAAACTGGAAACAAAAG CAGTGTTTCTTTAAGAAGGCAATCTGCCAGATTTAAATCTGAAGAACCAGAGCCTACTGAAGACAAATTTGAG GTCCGAGCTAGCACATCTGAGGAGGCAAGGGAATCCTTGGAACCTGATAGAGATGATAAGAAGCAGAAATCAAAGT GTTTGATCCCTTCCACTCTTAGACCAGTTCAATTGGGGGAAAAAACTGGAAACAAAAG GGTCTCTTTGAGAAGGCAATCTGCTAGGTTCAAGTCTGAAGAGCCAGAGGACGCTGAAGACAAATTTGAGGCGGACGATGCTAAATTGCCTGAATGTTCTCTTTATGATGATCAAATCCCGGAAGATGGTCCAGCTTCCATGCGTTCGTCGGCACTAAAAGATGATGGAGGATGCCGTAGCGGCCCAAATGGTGATGATGCTAAGGAACTTCGGAGGCCATCTATTGGGAGGCCCTCGCGTCTAGCAGCCACAAAGGTTCAGTCTTACAAGGAAATTCCACTTAAAGTGAAAATGCGGAGACCTGAGTGA
- the LOC131300279 gene encoding serine/threonine protein phosphatase 2A 57 kDa regulatory subunit B' beta isoform-like isoform X2: protein MFKIIKRGQRKSSKPESIEPPTSSVPPPSVTVNHASRSSAAAAAPPPPAGPNSLPALNSAATEVLPPLKDVPASDRHVLVLRKFQVCCFSFDFSDTLKSAREKEIKRQTLLELLDLVQSGSCKLNETLQEELVRMISVNIFRCLPPASHENSASETGDPDEDDVYLEPSWLHLQLVYELLLRYIVSSDTDTKVAKRYIDHSFVLKLLDLFDSEDPREREYLKTILHRIYGKFMVHRPFIRKAINNIFYRFIFETERHSGIGEFLEILGSIINGFALPMKEEHKLFLTRALIPLHKPKSISTYHQQLSYCITQFVEKDYKLADTVIRGLLKYWPVTNCGKEVLFLGELEEVLEATQSAEFQRCMVPLFRQIGRCLNSSHFQVAERALFLWNNEHIVGLIAQNRQVILPLIFEALERNMQGHWNQAVHGLTGNVRRMFLEMDAELFEECDRQFAEKEARSRDLEEQRELNWKRLEAVACQSSGDHMVMG, encoded by the exons ATGTTTAAAATCATCAAACGGGGACAACGCAAGAGCTCCAAGCCCGAATCCATCGAGCCCCCCACCTCCAGCGTGCCGCCGCCCAGCGTCACCGTAAACCACGCCTCCCGCTCCTCCGCTGCCGCGGCCGCCCCGCCCCCACCGGCTGGGCCCAATTCCCTGCCCGCGCTCAACTCCGCAGCCACGGAGGTCCTGCCCCCGTTGAAGGACGTCCCCGCGTCGGATCGCCACGTGCTGGTCCTCCGTAAGTTCCAAGTCTGTTGCTTTTCGTTCGATTTCTCTGATACCTTGAAATCGGCCCGCGAGAAAGAGATCAAGAGGCAAACGCTGTTAGAATTACTCGATTTGGTTCAGTCGGGTTCGTGTAAATTGAATGAGACATTGCAAGAGGAGTTGGTTAGGATGATCTCGGTGAACATTTTCCGGTGCTTACCGCCGGCGTCTCATGAGAATAGTGCTAGCGAAACCGGTGATCCGGACGAGGATGACGTTTATTTGGAGCCCTCGTGGCTTCACTTACAATTGGTGTATGAGTTGCTATTGAGATACATTGTGTCTTCTGATACTGACACTAAGGTTGCAAAACGCTACATTGATCACTCGTTCGTGTTGAAACTGCTTGACTTGTTTGATTCAGAGGATCCACGGGAACGGGAGTATTTGAAGACTATTCTTCATCGTATCTATGGGAAATTCATGGTACATCGCCCGTTTATAAGGAAGGCGATAAACAACATTTTCTACCGGTTTATATTCGAAACAGAGAGGCACAGTGGGATTGGTGAGTTTTTGGAGATTCTTGGGAGTATTATAAATGGGTTTGCGTTGCCGATGAAAGAGGAGCATAAGTTATTCCTTACTCGGGCGCTTATACCGCTTCACAAGCCTAAGTCTATTTCCACGTATCATCAACAGTTGTCGTACTGCATTACCCAGTTTGTTGAGAAAGATTATAAGTTGGCTGATACTGTCATTAGGGGTTTGTTGAAGTACTGGCCAGTGACTAATTGTGGGAAGGAGGTTCTCTTTCTTGGAGAATTGGAGGAAGTTTTAGAAGCTACTCAGTCTGCGGAATTCCAGCGGTGCATGGTTCCTCTTTTCCGACAGATTGGACGCTGCCTCAACAGCTCTCATTTCCAG GTAGCAGAGCGAGCGCTATTCTTGTGGAACAACGAACACATAGTGGGCTTGATTGCCCAGAACCGACAAGTAATTTTGCCACTCATTTTCGAAGCATTGGAGAGGAATATGCAGGGCCACTGGAACCAGGCGGTTCACGGGCTGACCGGTAATGTGCGAAGAATGTTCCTGGAGATGGATGCTGAGCTGTTTGAAGAGTGTGACCGGCAGTTTGCGGAGAAAGAAGCTAGGTCTCGTGACTTGGAAGAGCAGCGCGAGTTGAACTGGAAGAGACTTGAAGCAGTTGCTTGTCAATCTAGTGGGGACCACATGGTTATG GGATGA
- the LOC131300279 gene encoding serine/threonine protein phosphatase 2A 57 kDa regulatory subunit B' beta isoform-like isoform X3: MFKIIKRGQRKSSKPESIEPPTSSVPPPSVTVNHASRSSAAAAAPPPPAGPNSLPALNSAATEVLPPLKDVPASDRHVLVLRKFQVCCFSFDFSDTLKSAREKEIKRQTLLELLDLVQSGSCKLNETLQEELVRMISVNIFRCLPPASHENSASETGDPDEDDVYLEPSWLHLQLVYELLLRYIVSSDTDTKVAKRYIDHSFVLKLLDLFDSEDPREREYLKTILHRIYGKFMVHRPFIRKAINNIFYRFIFETERHSGIGEFLEILGSIINGFALPMKEEHKLFLTRALIPLHKPKSISTYHQQLSYCITQFVEKDYKLADTVIRGLLKYWPVTNCGKEVLFLGELEEVLEATQSAEFQRCMVPLFRQIGRCLNSSHFQVAERALFLWNNEHIVGLIAQNRQVILPLIFEALERNMQGHWNQAVHGLTGNVRRMFLEMDAELFEECDRQFAEKEARSRDLEEQRELNWKRLEAVACQSSGDHMG, encoded by the exons ATGTTTAAAATCATCAAACGGGGACAACGCAAGAGCTCCAAGCCCGAATCCATCGAGCCCCCCACCTCCAGCGTGCCGCCGCCCAGCGTCACCGTAAACCACGCCTCCCGCTCCTCCGCTGCCGCGGCCGCCCCGCCCCCACCGGCTGGGCCCAATTCCCTGCCCGCGCTCAACTCCGCAGCCACGGAGGTCCTGCCCCCGTTGAAGGACGTCCCCGCGTCGGATCGCCACGTGCTGGTCCTCCGTAAGTTCCAAGTCTGTTGCTTTTCGTTCGATTTCTCTGATACCTTGAAATCGGCCCGCGAGAAAGAGATCAAGAGGCAAACGCTGTTAGAATTACTCGATTTGGTTCAGTCGGGTTCGTGTAAATTGAATGAGACATTGCAAGAGGAGTTGGTTAGGATGATCTCGGTGAACATTTTCCGGTGCTTACCGCCGGCGTCTCATGAGAATAGTGCTAGCGAAACCGGTGATCCGGACGAGGATGACGTTTATTTGGAGCCCTCGTGGCTTCACTTACAATTGGTGTATGAGTTGCTATTGAGATACATTGTGTCTTCTGATACTGACACTAAGGTTGCAAAACGCTACATTGATCACTCGTTCGTGTTGAAACTGCTTGACTTGTTTGATTCAGAGGATCCACGGGAACGGGAGTATTTGAAGACTATTCTTCATCGTATCTATGGGAAATTCATGGTACATCGCCCGTTTATAAGGAAGGCGATAAACAACATTTTCTACCGGTTTATATTCGAAACAGAGAGGCACAGTGGGATTGGTGAGTTTTTGGAGATTCTTGGGAGTATTATAAATGGGTTTGCGTTGCCGATGAAAGAGGAGCATAAGTTATTCCTTACTCGGGCGCTTATACCGCTTCACAAGCCTAAGTCTATTTCCACGTATCATCAACAGTTGTCGTACTGCATTACCCAGTTTGTTGAGAAAGATTATAAGTTGGCTGATACTGTCATTAGGGGTTTGTTGAAGTACTGGCCAGTGACTAATTGTGGGAAGGAGGTTCTCTTTCTTGGAGAATTGGAGGAAGTTTTAGAAGCTACTCAGTCTGCGGAATTCCAGCGGTGCATGGTTCCTCTTTTCCGACAGATTGGACGCTGCCTCAACAGCTCTCATTTCCAG GTAGCAGAGCGAGCGCTATTCTTGTGGAACAACGAACACATAGTGGGCTTGATTGCCCAGAACCGACAAGTAATTTTGCCACTCATTTTCGAAGCATTGGAGAGGAATATGCAGGGCCACTGGAACCAGGCGGTTCACGGGCTGACCGGTAATGTGCGAAGAATGTTCCTGGAGATGGATGCTGAGCTGTTTGAAGAGTGTGACCGGCAGTTTGCGGAGAAAGAAGCTAGGTCTCGTGACTTGGAAGAGCAGCGCGAGTTGAACTGGAAGAGACTTGAAGCAGTTGCTTGTCAATCTAGTGGGGACCACATG GGATGA